In Alkalihalobacterium alkalinitrilicum, a genomic segment contains:
- a CDS encoding acyl-CoA thioesterase: MTPKFVKESRVIKTHLVLPNETNNHNTLFGGILMRNVDEVASISARLHSRTEVVTASTDSVDFLNPIYQSDAVSLESFVTWTGKSSMEIFVKIIAEDFNSGQRRMAATAFLTFVSLGEDGRPIAVPGIIPETEEEKQLHKTGPERAKIRVERRKQSKDLAAFITTNKPWE, translated from the coding sequence ATGACGCCTAAATTCGTCAAAGAGTCGCGAGTAATTAAGACACACTTAGTGTTACCCAATGAAACGAATAATCACAATACGTTATTTGGTGGTATTTTAATGCGAAATGTGGATGAAGTCGCATCTATAAGTGCAAGATTACATAGTCGTACAGAGGTCGTTACCGCTTCTACTGATTCAGTCGATTTCCTAAATCCCATATATCAAAGTGATGCCGTCTCTCTAGAGTCATTTGTAACGTGGACAGGAAAATCATCCATGGAAATTTTCGTGAAAATTATCGCCGAAGACTTTAATTCAGGTCAAAGAAGAATGGCAGCAACGGCATTTCTTACGTTTGTCAGCTTAGGTGAAGATGGTAGACCTATTGCCGTCCCAGGAATCATTCCTGAAACAGAAGAAGAAAAACAACTGCACAAAACAGGTCCTGAGCGCGCAAAAATCCGCGTTGAAAGAAGAAAACAAAGTAAGGATCTTGCTGCTTTTATCACGACCAATAAACCGTGGGAATAG